The nucleotide window AGGGCGACCCGATCACGCGCATCCGTATCCAGAAGATCGGCGTCGACGTGGTCGTCGTCGAGGGCACGACGCCCGCCGCGCTCAAGGCGGGCGCGGGGCACTACCGCGGCACGCCGTTGCCGTGTGAGATGGGCAACGTCGCCATTGCCGGCCACCGCACCACCTACGGCAAGCCGTTCAACCAGCTCGACCGGCTCGCGCCCGGCGACAAGATCGAGCTCACCACGCCGGTCGGCTCGTGCGAGTACGTGGTGACCGATCGGGGCGCATCGCCCAACCCGTTTGTCGTGGATCCCTCGAACATCTCGATCGTGGCCAACACGCCGGGCGAGCGAAACCTCACACTGACGACGTGCAATCCGAAAGGATCGGCGCGCCAGCGACTCGTCATTCGTGCCCACCTCGTGAGTGGGGCTCAGGACGCGTGAAAACGCTCCGCTGCATCGGCGCGGCCGGACTCTTAGCGCTCGCCCTCCTCGCCGTTCCTTTCGCCGGTCGTGCGCTCGCGGCCGCCCCGACGGTCTCGGTCGACTCGCCGGTGGCCGACAGCAACCAGACGTCCGGCTCGTTCGCCATCACCGGCTCGGCCAAGCAGGAAGGCAACCAGGCCGTGATCTCCAGCTTGTCCGTGAAGCTGTCGGACGACGACGGTTGGATCACCCCGGTCACGCAGACCTACAACGGGACCGCCGGCGGCATCTTCTCCGGCGGCGGGGCGAACGTGAGCTTCAACTGGGCGAACATCACCCAGAGCGCGGCGAAGTACAACGGGCCCTACACCGTCACGGTGACGGCGGTCGGTCAGTACTCGACGACGCTCGGGGGCACCCAGACGCAGCAGACGATCGTCAGCAAGTCGTTCCACGTCACGTTCAAGCCGGCGACGCCGACAGGCGTGACAGCGTCGATGGCGGACGGAACGAACACCGCCACGATCAAGTGGAACAAGAGCCCCGAGCCCGACATGGCGGGCTACGAGGTCGTGCGCTCGTATCAGGGCGCGGCGGCCAAGGTGCTCGCC belongs to Acidimicrobiales bacterium and includes:
- a CDS encoding class E sortase — encoded protein: MEAVFQFFRRNRLAYQGLSVLLLVLVISAVGLLGFPVYTNFEQGRIQDKKAKEFTTQALKQKYEDRQVKEGDPITRIRIQKIGVDVVVVEGTTPAALKAGAGHYRGTPLPCEMGNVAIAGHRTTYGKPFNQLDRLAPGDKIELTTPVGSCEYVVTDRGASPNPFVVDPSNISIVANTPGERNLTLTTCNPKGSARQRLVIRAHLVSGAQDA